From one Sphingomonas xanthus genomic stretch:
- a CDS encoding ligase-associated DNA damage response DEXH box helicase, protein MPGLPPIVERWFGDRGWRPRAHQLAMLEAARGGEHALLVAATGAGKTLAGFLATIVALIERPADGLHTLYISPLKALAVDVQRNLLTPIEEMQLDIRVETRSGDTPSNRKARQRARPPQILLTTPESLSLLLSYPDSASLFAGLKRVVVDEIHAFAKEKRGDLLALALSRLQALAPELRRVGLSATISDPDAYRAWLAPHGEIDEVRLVEGEQGAEPDLSILIPDRTIPWGGHSGRHAARSVIEQIERHKTTLIFSNTRGLAELIFQELWAVNDNALPIGIHHGSLSLEARRKVEAAMAAGRLRGLVATASLDLGIDWGDVDLVVQMGAPKGSSRLLQRIGRANHRLDEPSKGMIVPGNRFEYLEARAALDAVEAGELDPELFRRGTLDTLAQHILGIACAGPFREAELLAEVRSAAPYAGLTDDLWRQVLEFIATGGYALRAYDKFRRLVEVAPGEWRITRPAVAAQHRLNAGVIVDNPMMDVRFKNGRTLGRVEEGFGSTLSVGDHIFFAGLSLEVIQFKDTDILVRASAKQARLVTYGGQRMSMSTHLADRVRRFLASPDEWHRFPDDVREWLEVQQRRSILPQPDELLVETFPREGVHYMCIYSFEGWNAHQSLGMLVTKRMESAGLKPLGFVANDYALAVYSLEPSDDPRPLFSPDILEHEFIEWVEQSHLLRRAFREVAVIGGLVERQHPGKRKTGKQVSFSTDLIYDVLRKYEPAHLLLQAAWNDARARMTELGRLARLVDRAAATLVHVRASRVTPMAVPLMVVIGREAAPAGAADEALLIEAEALAEEAMRLD, encoded by the coding sequence ATTCCGGGTTTGCCGCCCATCGTTGAGCGGTGGTTCGGGGATCGCGGCTGGCGGCCCCGCGCCCATCAGCTTGCCATGCTGGAGGCCGCGCGAGGGGGCGAGCATGCACTATTGGTCGCAGCGACGGGTGCCGGCAAGACGCTGGCCGGGTTCCTGGCCACCATCGTTGCCCTGATCGAACGCCCGGCCGACGGTCTTCACACGCTTTACATCTCACCGCTCAAGGCACTGGCAGTCGACGTGCAGCGCAATTTGCTGACCCCGATCGAGGAAATGCAGCTCGACATTCGGGTCGAGACGCGCAGCGGGGACACACCCTCGAACCGCAAGGCGCGGCAGCGGGCGCGCCCGCCGCAAATCCTGCTGACCACACCGGAATCGCTCAGCCTGTTGCTCAGCTATCCGGACAGCGCCAGCCTGTTCGCGGGCCTGAAGCGGGTGGTCGTCGATGAAATCCACGCCTTCGCCAAGGAAAAGCGGGGTGACCTGCTCGCGCTCGCACTGTCGCGGCTGCAGGCGCTTGCGCCCGAGCTGCGGCGCGTCGGGCTGAGCGCGACCATCTCCGACCCTGACGCTTATCGCGCATGGCTGGCGCCGCACGGGGAAATTGACGAGGTTCGGTTGGTCGAAGGCGAACAGGGGGCGGAGCCCGACCTGTCGATCCTGATCCCCGACCGGACCATTCCCTGGGGTGGGCATAGCGGCCGCCACGCAGCACGCAGCGTGATCGAACAGATCGAGCGGCATAAAACCACGTTGATCTTTTCCAACACCCGCGGGCTGGCAGAATTGATTTTCCAGGAATTATGGGCGGTCAACGACAATGCACTGCCGATCGGCATCCATCATGGATCGCTGAGCTTGGAAGCGCGGCGCAAGGTCGAGGCGGCGATGGCCGCTGGCCGGCTGCGAGGTCTGGTTGCAACCGCCAGCCTGGATCTCGGCATCGACTGGGGTGATGTCGACCTGGTCGTGCAGATGGGCGCGCCGAAGGGGTCCTCGCGGCTGCTCCAGCGGATCGGCCGAGCCAACCACCGCCTTGACGAGCCGTCCAAGGGGATGATCGTCCCCGGCAATCGCTTCGAATATCTCGAGGCGCGCGCCGCGCTCGACGCGGTCGAAGCGGGGGAACTCGACCCCGAACTGTTTCGGCGCGGAACGCTCGATACGCTGGCCCAGCATATCCTCGGGATCGCCTGCGCCGGCCCGTTCCGCGAGGCCGAGCTGCTCGCGGAAGTGCGGAGCGCCGCGCCCTATGCCGGCCTCACCGACGATTTGTGGCGCCAGGTGCTCGAGTTCATCGCCACCGGCGGCTATGCGTTGCGCGCCTATGACAAGTTCCGCAGGCTGGTCGAGGTCGCGCCGGGAGAATGGCGGATCACCCGCCCGGCCGTAGCTGCGCAGCATCGGCTCAACGCCGGGGTCATCGTCGATAATCCGATGATGGATGTCCGGTTCAAGAATGGCCGGACCCTTGGGCGGGTGGAGGAAGGGTTCGGATCGACGCTGAGCGTCGGCGACCACATCTTCTTCGCCGGGCTGAGTCTCGAAGTGATCCAGTTCAAGGATACTGACATCCTCGTGCGCGCTTCGGCCAAGCAGGCGCGGCTGGTGACATATGGCGGTCAGCGGATGAGCATGTCGACCCACCTTGCCGACCGGGTCCGCCGCTTCCTCGCGAGTCCGGATGAATGGCATCGTTTTCCCGACGATGTGCGGGAGTGGCTGGAGGTGCAGCAGCGCCGCTCCATCCTACCCCAGCCCGACGAACTGCTGGTCGAGACCTTTCCCCGTGAAGGCGTACATTACATGTGCATCTACAGCTTCGAAGGCTGGAACGCGCACCAGTCGCTGGGCATGCTGGTCACTAAGCGGATGGAAAGCGCCGGACTGAAGCCGCTAGGCTTTGTCGCCAACGATTATGCACTGGCGGTCTACAGCCTGGAGCCGTCGGACGACCCGCGACCGCTATTCTCGCCCGACATTCTCGAACATGAATTCATCGAATGGGTTGAGCAGTCGCACCTGCTTCGCCGGGCATTTCGGGAGGTGGCGGTTATCGGCGGCTTGGTTGAGCGGCAGCATCCGGGAAAGCGCAAGACCGGCAAGCAAGTCAGTTTCTCGACCGACCTCATTTACGATGTCCTGCGCAAATATGAGCCTGCACACCTGCTTTTGCAGGCGGCATGGAACGATGCACGGGCGCGGATGACCGAGCTCGGCCGCCTTGCCAGGCTGGTCGACCGGGCCGCCGCGACCCTGGTCCATGTCAGGGCGAGTC